The Tamandua tetradactyla isolate mTamTet1 chromosome 5, mTamTet1.pri, whole genome shotgun sequence genome window below encodes:
- the LOC143683027 gene encoding olfactory receptor 13A1-like, producing the protein MEWGPEVMRGQVEKSNQTLVREFFLQGFSDYPQLRLPLLVCFIFLYTMALVGNTLIITVITCNSVLHSPMYFFLFNLATMDIICTSSVLPTVLTGLALEENTISFKGCMSQIFFLIWFLTSELLLLTVMAYDRYVAICWPLHYGSLMSLRLCLALAVAVWVICALNASIHTGLMIRLSFCGPNVVTHFFCEIPPLLLLSCSSTHVNIIMTVLADAFYGGINFLLTLVSYGCIIVSILRMRSAEGKKTAFSTCSSHLTVVSVYYSAVFCSYLSPASNYNPERSKLAGVLYTILNPTLNPIIYTLRNKEFKTVLGKLFPFCRH; encoded by the coding sequence ATGGAGTGGGGCCCAGAAGTCATGCGTGGACAGGTGGAGAAGTCCAATCAGACACTGGTGAGAGAGTTCTTCCTGCAGGGGTTCTCAGATTACCCACAACTGCGGCTGCCCCTGCTCGTCTGCTTCATCTTCCTCTACACCATGGCCCTTGTGGGAAACACTCTGATCATCACTGTCATCACCTGCAACTCTGTCCTGCACagccccatgtactttttcctgttcAATCTGGCCACCATGGACATCATCTGCACTTCTTCTGTGCTCCCCACAGTGCTGACAGGTTTGGCCTTGGAAGAAAATACCATCTCTTTCAAGGGGTGCATGTCCCAGATCTTTTTTCTTATCTGGTTTTTAACTTCTGAACTGCTTCTGCTCACAGTCATGGCCTATGACCGTTATGTGGCCATCTGCTGGCCACTGCATTATGGGAGCCTGATGAGTCTGCGGCTTTGCCTGGCACTGGCTGTGGCAGTCTGGGTCATCTGTGCTCTGAACGCCTCCATCCACACTGGTCTGATGATACGTCTGTCCTTCTGTGGCCCCAATGTCGTTACTCACTTCTTCTGTGAGATCCCTCCACTGTTGCTGCTCTCCTGCAGTTCCACCCATGTGAACATCATCATGACCGTCTTGGCTGATGCCTTCTATGGAGGCATCAACTTTCTCCTCACCCTTGTGTCTTATGGCTGCATCATTGTCAGCATCCTACGCATGCGCTCAGCTGAAGGGAAGAAGAcggccttctccacctgctcctcccacctcaCTGTGGTCTCTGTCTACTACTCAGCTGTGTTTTGTTCCTACCTCAGTCCAGCCTCCAACTATAACCCTGAAAGAAGCAAACTGGCTGGAGTGCTGTACACAATTTTGAACCCCACCCTAAACCCAATCATCTACACACTCAGGAACAAGGAGTTCAAGACAGTGCTAGGGAAACTCTTCCCCTTCTGTAGACATTAA